One stretch of Sulfuricella sp. DNA includes these proteins:
- the fliW gene encoding flagellar assembly protein FliW: MKIDTTRFGELEINPDAILTFPRGLPGFDGCYRYQLLHEDKAGPVVFYLQSLDDPAVAFSIVDPALFGFNYELTLSDEEVVLLQAGSPADLAVVLMVYKPAGNMQEKALFMGGISANINGPLVLNLNKKLGLQKVLVGTHYDITLRDTVRV; encoded by the coding sequence ATGAAAATCGATACCACCCGTTTTGGTGAACTGGAAATCAATCCAGATGCAATCCTGACTTTCCCGCGAGGCCTGCCCGGGTTTGATGGTTGTTACCGTTATCAGCTATTGCATGAGGACAAGGCCGGGCCAGTCGTGTTTTACCTGCAATCACTGGATGATCCTGCGGTCGCTTTTTCAATCGTTGACCCCGCCCTGTTCGGCTTTAACTATGAACTCACCCTGTCGGATGAGGAAGTGGTGCTGCTGCAGGCCGGAAGCCCTGCCGATCTGGCCGTGGTGCTGATGGTTTACAAGCCTGCCGGAAACATGCAGGAAAAGGCACTTTTCATGGGCGGTATCAGTGCCAATATCAATGGGCCCCTGGTGTTGAATCTGAACAAGAAACTGGGGCTGCAAAAGGTACTGGTGGGAACGCATTACGACATTACGCTCAGAGATACCGTTCGCGTTTGA
- the hemN gene encoding oxygen-independent coproporphyrinogen III oxidase, whose amino-acid sequence MELATSLLEKYSKAGPRYTSYPTAPYFTEQFAEKEWLDELNQAQSSGRDMSLYVHIPFCDTLCYYCGCNMVATHDYSKADTYLGYLFQEIDRVAALTSPERMARQVHWGGGTPTFLKPADIRRLFQHLATRFKIAPDAEISCELDPRELSREHIAALAESGFNRVSMGVQDLDEKVQKAVNRVQPEALIQQVYGWLREAGFSSINIDLMVGLPHQTVESFSLTLDKMLALGPDRLAVFNYAHVPWMKKHQKLIVESDLPDLPTKMALQKLMMERLADAGYVYIGMDHFAKADDEIVMAQQSKTLYRNFQGYTTHKDCDIYAFGVSAISQTAEVYVQNAKNLAEYQRRIASGGLATERGLRISRDDMIRREAISGIMCDLELDKARFGRQWDIDFDVFFADALNDFKELAADGLIALEPGIIRVTETGRIFLRNIAMPFDAYLRQQTTELKPRYSKTL is encoded by the coding sequence ATGGAACTCGCGACTTCACTTCTCGAAAAATACAGCAAGGCCGGTCCACGCTACACCTCATACCCCACGGCGCCTTATTTCACGGAACAGTTTGCAGAAAAGGAGTGGCTGGACGAATTGAACCAGGCCCAGTCCAGCGGGCGCGACATGTCGCTTTACGTGCACATCCCGTTTTGCGACACCCTGTGCTATTACTGCGGCTGCAACATGGTCGCGACCCACGATTACAGCAAGGCCGACACTTACCTTGGCTACCTGTTCCAGGAAATTGACCGGGTTGCCGCGCTGACCTCGCCGGAGCGTATGGCGCGCCAGGTGCACTGGGGCGGCGGGACGCCCACCTTCCTCAAGCCGGCCGATATCCGCCGCCTGTTCCAGCACCTTGCCACGCGCTTCAAGATCGCCCCGGATGCTGAAATCAGCTGTGAGCTGGATCCGCGCGAACTGAGCCGGGAGCATATCGCCGCACTGGCCGAGTCCGGCTTCAACCGCGTCAGCATGGGCGTGCAGGATCTCGATGAAAAGGTGCAGAAAGCAGTCAATCGCGTGCAGCCGGAAGCACTGATCCAGCAGGTCTATGGCTGGCTGCGCGAGGCGGGCTTCAGCAGCATCAATATCGACCTCATGGTGGGGCTGCCGCATCAGACCGTGGAGAGCTTTTCCCTGACCCTGGACAAGATGCTGGCCCTCGGGCCGGACCGCCTGGCGGTATTCAACTACGCCCATGTGCCGTGGATGAAAAAGCACCAGAAGCTGATCGTCGAGAGCGATCTGCCCGATCTGCCCACCAAGATGGCATTGCAGAAACTGATGATGGAACGGCTGGCTGACGCGGGTTATGTGTATATCGGCATGGATCACTTTGCCAAGGCGGACGACGAGATCGTGATGGCGCAGCAGAGCAAGACCCTGTACCGCAACTTCCAGGGCTATACCACGCACAAGGATTGCGACATCTATGCCTTCGGCGTGTCCGCCATCAGCCAGACGGCGGAAGTGTATGTGCAGAACGCCAAGAACCTGGCCGAATACCAGCGCCGCATCGCCTCGGGCGGGCTGGCGACGGAGCGCGGCCTGCGCATTTCCCGCGACGACATGATCCGCCGCGAGGCGATCAGCGGCATCATGTGCGACCTGGAGCTGGACAAGGCCAGGTTCGGCCGGCAATGGGATATCGATTTCGATGTTTTCTTTGCCGACGCCCTGAACGATTTCAAGGAACTTGCCGCGGATGGCCTGATTGCACTGGAGCCTGGGATCATCCGGGTAACCGAAACCGGGCGCATTTTCCTGCGCAACATTGCCATGCCCTTTGATGCCTACTTGCGCCAGCAGACGACGGAATTGAAACCGCGCTATTCCAAAACCTTGTAA
- a CDS encoding HDOD domain-containing protein: MSTKGIPASIGRFKVLRILGEGAQSVVYLAEDPHLQREVAIKTVHLAGGEDHLARTKTLIDEARTVSKLQHPNIVPIFEAGEHEGNPYLVFEFVQGSDLSHLIRQKGALPPQQAVELAIQILDAVAYAHQHNIIHRDLKPSNILLNAEGMPRVMDFGIATRISEKAGAEKVLMLFGTPGYMAPEYITGKEITPKLDIFASGMILHQLLTGKPAVQGSDPRDTLRLIVQEPIAPPSARNGQVDEKLDDIVLKALAKDPLSRYDSAQDMKAALQAYLTPESEPASPSTNQGTLDFLLRRMRHKSDFPALSESISTINRIASSESEGVTMLSNAILKDVALTSKLLKVVNAAYYTQYGGGTISTVSRAVVILGFDAVRNLALTLMLFDHLQNQEHAAQLKDEFVRSLYGGIIAKGLAHKVGVRNAEEGFICALFHSLGKLLCMFYLMEEVEETNRVMQQKNMSEENASVSVLGMSYHEIGIGVARAWNFPDQISHSMRSLPADKIKKPASDMERLNILSAFSHEISRMATQEAGQDKIKELLRITQRFGAPLDISQKTIDAVAENAAIEFAKFTSTLQLDLRQSAVARQLLKSSGQAERTTASGMTDAILGEGMSDEQTHMIELGSPGIHQNAQGILTQGIQDISNSLVEGRSLNDIMRMIMETMYTSIGFSRVILCLKDARQNLMVARSGFGPDSSQIVREFKFSMAFAPDVFHVSLKNNVDIIIEDIDDPKIEARIPEWYRKVVPAHTFVLFPVVLKNNPIALIYADKPKAGDIKLPEQELNLLRVLRNQAILAIKTQA; the protein is encoded by the coding sequence ATGAGCACTAAAGGTATCCCGGCCAGCATCGGCCGCTTCAAGGTTTTACGCATTCTCGGCGAAGGCGCCCAGAGCGTGGTTTACCTGGCCGAAGACCCTCACCTGCAACGCGAAGTGGCCATCAAGACCGTGCACCTGGCTGGCGGCGAAGACCACCTGGCACGCACGAAAACGCTGATTGACGAAGCGCGCACAGTCAGCAAACTGCAACACCCCAACATTGTGCCGATTTTCGAGGCAGGCGAGCATGAAGGCAATCCTTACCTGGTGTTTGAATTCGTGCAGGGCAGCGACCTCTCGCACCTGATCAGACAAAAAGGCGCCCTCCCCCCGCAACAGGCAGTGGAACTGGCCATACAGATTCTCGACGCTGTCGCTTATGCGCACCAGCACAACATCATTCACCGCGATCTCAAGCCCTCCAATATCCTGCTTAATGCAGAAGGGATGCCGCGGGTCATGGATTTTGGCATCGCCACGCGCATCTCCGAAAAAGCCGGCGCTGAAAAGGTTTTGATGCTATTTGGCACCCCCGGCTACATGGCGCCGGAGTACATCACAGGAAAGGAAATCACGCCCAAGCTGGATATTTTCGCCAGCGGCATGATTCTGCACCAGCTGCTCACCGGCAAGCCGGCGGTACAGGGCAGCGACCCGCGCGACACCTTGCGCCTGATCGTGCAGGAACCCATTGCACCGCCGTCTGCCCGCAACGGCCAGGTAGACGAAAAACTCGATGACATCGTCCTCAAGGCACTGGCAAAAGACCCATTGAGCCGCTACGACTCGGCCCAGGACATGAAAGCGGCACTACAGGCCTACCTCACGCCAGAATCCGAGCCTGCCAGCCCCAGCACCAATCAGGGCACGCTGGATTTTCTGCTGCGCCGCATGCGCCACAAGAGCGATTTCCCCGCCCTGTCGGAATCCATCAGCACCATCAACCGCATCGCCTCCTCCGAATCGGAGGGGGTCACCATGCTGTCCAACGCCATTCTCAAGGACGTGGCGCTCACCAGCAAACTGCTGAAAGTGGTCAACGCCGCCTATTACACCCAGTATGGCGGCGGCACCATCAGCACGGTTTCGCGCGCGGTCGTGATTCTGGGCTTCGATGCGGTGCGCAACCTCGCGCTCACCCTGATGCTGTTCGATCACCTGCAAAATCAGGAACATGCCGCGCAGCTCAAGGACGAATTTGTACGTTCGCTGTACGGCGGCATCATCGCCAAGGGACTGGCGCACAAGGTAGGCGTGCGCAACGCCGAGGAAGGCTTCATCTGTGCGCTGTTCCACAGCCTGGGCAAGCTGTTGTGCATGTTTTACCTGATGGAGGAGGTTGAGGAAACCAACCGGGTGATGCAGCAGAAGAACATGAGCGAGGAGAACGCTTCCGTCTCGGTGCTGGGCATGTCCTACCACGAGATCGGTATCGGCGTCGCCAGGGCGTGGAACTTTCCGGATCAGATCAGCCACAGCATGCGCAGCCTGCCGGCAGACAAGATCAAGAAACCGGCCAGCGACATGGAACGGCTCAATATCCTGTCCGCCTTCTCGCATGAGATCAGCCGCATGGCCACCCAGGAAGCGGGGCAGGACAAGATCAAGGAATTGTTGCGCATTACGCAGCGCTTCGGTGCGCCTCTGGACATCAGCCAGAAAACCATTGATGCCGTGGCGGAAAACGCAGCCATCGAATTCGCAAAATTCACCAGCACGCTACAGCTCGATCTGCGCCAAAGCGCGGTTGCCAGGCAACTGCTCAAATCCAGCGGCCAGGCGGAACGCACAACTGCCAGCGGCATGACAGATGCAATTTTGGGCGAAGGCATGTCTGATGAACAGACGCACATGATAGAACTGGGGTCGCCTGGAATTCATCAAAATGCGCAAGGCATCCTGACCCAGGGCATTCAGGACATCAGCAACTCGCTGGTGGAGGGCCGCTCGCTCAACGACATCATGCGCATGATCATGGAAACCATGTACACCAGCATCGGCTTTTCGCGCGTCATACTGTGCCTGAAAGATGCGCGTCAGAACCTGATGGTGGCAAGATCAGGCTTCGGCCCCGACTCAAGCCAGATCGTCAGGGAGTTCAAATTTTCCATGGCTTTCGCGCCCGATGTCTTTCATGTCAGCCTCAAGAACAATGTGGACATCATCATCGAGGATATCGACGACCCAAAAATCGAGGCGCGCATCCCCGAGTGGTATCGCAAGGTCGTCCCGGCCCACACCTTCGTACTGTTTCCGGTGGTACTCAAGAACAACCCGATCGCCCTGATTTATGCCGATAAACCCAAGGCGGGAGACATCAAGCTGCCGGAGCAGGAACTGAACCTGCTGCGCGTGCTGCGCAACCAGGCGATCCTGGCCATTAAAACCCAGGCGTAA
- the efp gene encoding elongation factor P, with protein sequence MKTAQELRAGNVFMIGNDPMVVLKADYTKSGRNASVVKMKYKNLLTSSPGESVFRADDKFETVSLERKDVTYSYFADPMYVFMDAEYNQFEVEGENMGDALNYLEDGMTCEVVFYNGKAISVELPTTVVREVIYTEPVARGDTSGKVMKTAKIGTGFELPVAAFVEIGDKIEIDTRTAEYKRRITG encoded by the coding sequence ATGAAAACCGCTCAGGAACTTCGCGCAGGCAACGTCTTCATGATCGGCAACGACCCCATGGTCGTGCTGAAGGCCGATTACACCAAATCCGGCCGCAATGCCTCCGTGGTCAAGATGAAATACAAGAATCTGCTTACCAGTTCGCCCGGCGAGAGCGTGTTCAGGGCAGACGACAAATTCGAAACTGTGTCGCTGGAACGCAAGGACGTGACCTATTCCTATTTTGCCGATCCGATGTACGTGTTCATGGACGCCGAGTACAACCAGTTTGAAGTCGAAGGCGAAAACATGGGTGACGCGCTCAACTATCTGGAAGATGGCATGACGTGCGAAGTGGTGTTCTATAACGGCAAGGCCATTTCCGTGGAGCTGCCCACTACCGTGGTGCGCGAAGTGATCTACACCGAACCCGTGGCGCGTGGCGACACTTCCGGCAAGGTGATGAAAACAGCCAAGATTGGTACCGGTTTTGAGCTGCCGGTAGCGGCCTTTGTGGAAATCGGTGACAAGATCGAGATCGACACCCGTACTGCGGAATACAAGCGCCGTATTACCGGCTGA
- the earP gene encoding elongation factor P maturation arginine rhamnosyltransferase EarP: MGLTIREARGQRWDIFCAVVDNYGDIGVSWRLARQLAVEHGLKVRLWVDDLASLQPILPEISPALETQQTFDGIEVRRWPTPFLLVEPAEVVIEAFGCALPPRYIDAMAELPRQPVWINLEYLSAEQWVGECHGLSSPHPRLPLLKYFFFPGFTPETGGLLAESGLAQRRRTFQEGLGHKHAFWQSIGLPAPEADECRISLFGYENPALPGLLAAWRDASSPITCLVPEGRLVPGTAEFLGLNGLDCGRDYERGSLTVRVLPFMNQVRYDDFLWACDLNFVRGEDSFVRAQWAARPLVWHIYPQQEDAHWVKLEAFLDRYCAALPLEVASGVRAFWGAWNKGSGAGEAWQGFWQHRAALEQHAQHWADGLLSQSGLAANLVQFCNKRL; this comes from the coding sequence ATCGGTCTGACAATCAGGGAAGCTCGCGGCCAGCGCTGGGATATTTTCTGTGCCGTGGTGGATAACTACGGCGATATCGGCGTGAGCTGGCGGCTGGCCAGGCAGCTCGCTGTCGAGCATGGCCTCAAGGTCCGGCTGTGGGTCGATGATCTCGCCAGTCTGCAGCCGATTCTGCCCGAAATTTCTCCCGCTCTCGAGACCCAGCAAACATTTGATGGAATTGAGGTGCGGCGCTGGCCGACGCCTTTCCTTCTGGTGGAGCCCGCCGAGGTGGTGATCGAGGCGTTTGGTTGTGCCTTGCCTCCCCGCTATATCGACGCCATGGCAGAACTTCCCCGCCAGCCGGTGTGGATCAATCTCGAATATCTCAGCGCGGAACAATGGGTTGGTGAATGCCACGGGCTGAGTTCTCCGCATCCTCGTTTGCCTCTCCTCAAGTATTTCTTTTTCCCCGGGTTTACACCGGAAACGGGTGGATTGCTGGCCGAGAGCGGGCTGGCGCAGCGCCGCCGCACATTCCAGGAAGGTCTGGGGCATAAACACGCTTTCTGGCAGTCTATCGGACTGCCAGCGCCCGAAGCGGATGAATGCCGGATTTCCCTGTTCGGCTATGAAAACCCGGCGTTGCCAGGATTGCTGGCAGCCTGGCGTGACGCTTCCAGTCCAATTACCTGCCTGGTGCCGGAAGGGCGGCTGGTGCCAGGTACGGCAGAATTTCTGGGCCTGAATGGACTGGATTGCGGACGCGATTATGAACGCGGCAGTCTTACTGTGCGGGTATTGCCTTTCATGAATCAGGTGCGCTATGACGATTTTTTGTGGGCTTGCGATTTAAATTTTGTACGCGGTGAGGATTCTTTTGTCCGGGCACAATGGGCGGCACGGCCTTTGGTGTGGCATATCTATCCCCAGCAGGAGGATGCACACTGGGTGAAGCTGGAGGCATTTCTCGATCGTTATTGCGCTGCTTTACCACTGGAGGTGGCATCCGGGGTACGGGCTTTTTGGGGGGCATGGAACAAGGGTAGTGGCGCGGGTGAGGCCTGGCAAGGGTTCTGGCAACATCGTGCGGCACTGGAACAGCACGCGCAGCACTGGGCGGATGGTCTGTTGAGCCAGAGCGGTTTGGCGGCAAACCTGGTGCAATTTTGCAATAAAAGATTATAA
- the clpA gene encoding ATP-dependent Clp protease ATP-binding subunit ClpA — protein MIAQELEVSLHMAFIEARQKRHEFISVEHLLLALLDNPTAAQVLRACAANLEDLRGKLTDFVAEHTPIVAGAEEVDTQPTLGFQRVIQRAILHVQSSGKKEVTGANVLVALFSEKDSHAVYFLQQQGVSRLDVVNFISHGISKGQEGATPRQEQEQEAEQDAAPASALDSYTQNLNTQALAGKIDPLIGRDLELERVVQTLCRRRKNNPLLVGEAGVGKTAIAEGLARRIVEGEVPDVLAKSTVYALDMGALLAGTKYRGDFEQRLKAVLKQLSEDAHAILFIDEIHTLIGAGAASGGTLDASNLLKPVLSSGALKCIGATTYNEYRGIFEKDHALSRRFQKIDVPEPSVAETVEILRGLKSRFEAHHGVKYTSAALTMAAELSARYINDRHLPDKAIDVIDEAGAAQRILPKSRQKKTISIKEIEEIIAKIARIPPKNVSSDDRSALKTLERDLSAVVFGQGKAIEALSSAIKMARSGLGSPQKPIGSFLFSGPTGVGKTEVARQLAYILGIELIRFDMSEYMERHAVSRLIGAPPGYVGFEQGGLMTEAITRHPYCVLLLDEIEKAHPDIFNILLQVMDHGTLTDNNGRKADFRNVIIIMTTNAGAEQLGKGSIGFAQSKTAGDEMAEIKRLFTPEFRNRLDATISFQALDQEVILRVVDKFLMQLEEQLHEKKVEATFTDALKAYLAKHGFDPLMGARPMARLIQDTIRRALADELLFGRLANGGHVTIDMDGEAVRLGIEDELEKSV, from the coding sequence ATGATAGCGCAAGAACTGGAAGTCTCTCTGCACATGGCGTTCATCGAAGCGCGGCAAAAGCGTCACGAGTTCATTTCCGTGGAGCACCTGCTGCTTGCCTTGCTGGACAATCCTACCGCTGCTCAGGTGCTGCGTGCCTGCGCGGCAAATCTGGAAGATTTGCGCGGGAAGCTGACCGATTTTGTGGCCGAGCACACGCCTATTGTAGCCGGTGCGGAAGAAGTCGATACCCAGCCCACATTGGGCTTTCAGCGCGTGATCCAGCGCGCGATCCTGCATGTCCAGTCTTCCGGCAAGAAGGAAGTGACGGGTGCCAACGTGCTGGTCGCCCTGTTCAGCGAAAAAGACTCACATGCCGTGTACTTTCTGCAGCAGCAGGGGGTCAGCCGGCTGGATGTAGTGAACTTTATTTCGCACGGCATCAGCAAGGGGCAGGAGGGCGCCACACCCCGTCAGGAACAGGAACAAGAGGCTGAACAGGATGCCGCGCCGGCATCTGCACTGGATAGTTATACCCAGAATCTCAACACGCAGGCGCTGGCGGGCAAGATCGACCCGCTGATCGGGCGCGACCTGGAACTGGAGCGGGTGGTGCAGACCCTGTGCCGCCGCCGCAAGAACAATCCTCTCTTGGTGGGGGAAGCCGGCGTGGGCAAGACTGCGATTGCGGAAGGCCTGGCGCGGCGTATCGTGGAAGGTGAAGTTCCAGATGTGCTGGCAAAAAGCACCGTGTATGCCCTCGATATGGGCGCCCTGCTGGCAGGCACCAAGTATCGCGGCGATTTCGAGCAGCGCCTCAAGGCGGTATTGAAGCAATTGTCCGAGGATGCGCATGCCATCCTGTTCATTGACGAGATTCATACCCTGATCGGTGCCGGAGCAGCTTCCGGCGGTACGCTGGATGCCTCGAATCTGCTCAAGCCGGTATTGAGTTCCGGGGCTTTGAAATGTATCGGCGCCACGACCTACAATGAGTATCGCGGTATTTTCGAGAAGGATCATGCCCTGTCACGGCGCTTCCAGAAAATCGACGTACCCGAGCCTTCGGTGGCGGAAACCGTGGAGATCCTGCGCGGCCTCAAGTCGCGCTTCGAAGCGCACCATGGGGTGAAATACACATCCGCCGCCCTGACCATGGCGGCGGAGCTTTCGGCGCGCTATATCAATGACCGCCACCTGCCGGACAAGGCGATCGACGTGATTGACGAAGCGGGTGCGGCGCAGCGCATTCTGCCCAAATCCAGGCAGAAAAAGACCATTTCCATCAAGGAAATCGAGGAAATCATTGCCAAGATTGCGCGCATTCCACCCAAGAATGTGTCCAGCGATGACCGCTCGGCACTGAAAACGCTGGAACGCGATCTCAGTGCCGTGGTGTTCGGCCAGGGCAAGGCCATCGAGGCGCTTTCATCAGCCATCAAGATGGCGCGCAGCGGCCTGGGCAGCCCGCAGAAACCCATCGGTTCCTTCCTCTTCTCCGGTCCAACCGGTGTGGGTAAAACCGAGGTTGCGCGTCAACTGGCCTATATTCTGGGCATCGAGCTGATTCGCTTCGATATGTCCGAATACATGGAGCGGCACGCGGTGTCGCGCCTGATCGGCGCGCCGCCGGGTTATGTCGGCTTCGAGCAGGGCGGGCTGATGACCGAGGCGATCACCAGGCATCCTTATTGCGTGTTGCTGCTGGATGAGATCGAGAAGGCCCATCCGGATATTTTCAACATCCTGCTGCAGGTCATGGATCATGGCACGCTGACCGACAACAATGGCCGCAAGGCGGATTTCCGCAATGTGATCATCATCATGACCACCAATGCCGGCGCGGAGCAGCTCGGCAAGGGCAGCATCGGGTTTGCCCAGAGCAAGACGGCGGGCGACGAAATGGCGGAGATCAAGCGTTTGTTTACGCCCGAATTCCGCAACCGCCTGGATGCCACCATTTCATTCCAGGCCCTGGACCAGGAAGTTATTTTGCGCGTGGTCGACAAATTCCTGATGCAGCTCGAAGAGCAGTTGCACGAAAAGAAAGTGGAAGCCACTTTTACCGATGCGCTGAAAGCCTATCTGGCCAAGCACGGCTTCGATCCGCTCATGGGCGCGCGCCCCATGGCCCGGCTGATCCAGGACACCATCCGGCGCGCGCTGGCTGACGAATTGCTGTTTGGCCGGCTGGCCAATGGCGGCCACGTCACCATTGATATGGATGGAGAAGCCGTACGCCTCGGTATCGAGGACGAGCTGGAAAAATCGGTCTGA
- the clpS gene encoding ATP-dependent Clp protease adapter ClpS produces the protein MPGKFRESSVAEKQQNKAKPPPMFKVILLNDDYTPMEFVVVVLQQFFSKNREQATEIMLKVHRDGRGVCGVYPRDIAATKVDQVVAFANEHQHPLQCVMEES, from the coding sequence ATGCCTGGCAAGTTTCGAGAAAGCTCCGTAGCCGAGAAGCAGCAAAACAAGGCCAAGCCGCCGCCGATGTTCAAGGTGATATTGTTGAATGATGACTACACGCCGATGGAGTTTGTAGTGGTTGTGCTGCAACAGTTTTTTTCCAAGAACCGTGAACAGGCGACGGAAATCATGCTCAAAGTGCACAGGGATGGCCGCGGTGTGTGTGGCGTCTATCCCAGGGATATTGCAGCAACCAAAGTGGATCAGGTGGTGGCGTTTGCCAATGAACATCAACATCCGCTGCAGTGCGTGATGGAGGAGTCGTGA
- the cspD gene encoding cold shock domain-containing protein CspD, with translation MATGTVKWFNDAKGFGFITPDDGSEDLFAHFSAIQMGGFKTLKEGQKVQFEVTQGPKGKQASNIQAA, from the coding sequence ATGGCAACTGGTACCGTAAAATGGTTTAACGACGCTAAAGGTTTTGGCTTCATTACCCCCGATGATGGCAGCGAAGATCTGTTCGCGCATTTCTCCGCCATTCAGATGGGTGGTTTCAAGACCCTGAAAGAAGGCCAAAAGGTCCAATTCGAAGTGACCCAAGGTCCTAAGGGCAAGCAAGCCTCCAACATTCAAGCTGCCTAA
- the icd gene encoding NADP-dependent isocitrate dehydrogenase, whose amino-acid sequence MYQHIKVPATGEKIQVNSDFSLQVPDCPIVPFIEGDGTGVDITPVMIKVVDAAVEKAYGGKRKIAWMEVFAGEKATKIYDADTWLPEETVAAVREYVVSIKGPLTTPVSGGIRSLNVALRQMLDLYVCLRPVRYFEGVPSPVKHPERVDMVIFRENTEDIYAGVEWEAGSAEVKKVIEFLQQEMGVKKIRFPESSSIGIKPVSIEGSERLIRRAIQYAIDNNRRSVTLVHKGNIMKFTEGGFKKWGYELAAREFGAELIDGGPWMKLPNGIVIKDVIADAFLQQILLRPEEYDVIATLNLNGDYVSDALAAEVGGIGIAPGANLSDSIAMFEATHGTAPKYAGKDYVNPGSIILSAEMMLRHMGWLEAADLIIKGMNGAIASKEVTYDFARLMDGAKQVSCSTFGDVMIQKM is encoded by the coding sequence ATGTATCAGCACATCAAAGTGCCTGCCACAGGCGAAAAAATTCAAGTCAACAGCGACTTCTCCCTCCAGGTTCCGGATTGTCCGATTGTGCCCTTTATCGAGGGAGACGGAACCGGTGTGGATATCACCCCGGTCATGATCAAGGTGGTGGATGCCGCGGTTGAGAAGGCCTATGGCGGCAAGCGCAAGATCGCCTGGATGGAAGTGTTTGCCGGCGAGAAAGCCACCAAGATCTACGACGCGGACACCTGGCTGCCGGAAGAAACGGTGGCGGCGGTGCGCGAGTATGTGGTGTCCATCAAGGGGCCGCTGACCACGCCGGTTTCCGGTGGCATCCGTTCTCTTAACGTGGCCTTGCGCCAGATGCTCGACCTGTACGTGTGCCTGCGCCCGGTGCGCTACTTCGAAGGCGTCCCCAGCCCGGTCAAACACCCTGAGCGCGTGGACATGGTGATTTTCCGTGAAAACACCGAAGACATCTATGCCGGCGTGGAGTGGGAAGCCGGTTCTGCCGAAGTGAAAAAAGTGATCGAGTTTCTGCAGCAGGAAATGGGCGTGAAGAAAATTCGTTTTCCGGAAAGCTCGTCCATCGGCATCAAGCCGGTTTCCATCGAGGGCAGCGAGCGCCTGATTCGCCGTGCGATCCAGTACGCCATCGATAACAACCGCAGGTCGGTGACCCTGGTGCACAAGGGCAATATCATGAAGTTCACCGAGGGCGGCTTCAAGAAGTGGGGCTATGAACTGGCGGCGCGCGAGTTCGGCGCAGAACTGATCGACGGCGGGCCGTGGATGAAATTGCCGAATGGCATTGTGATCAAGGATGTGATCGCCGATGCCTTCCTGCAGCAGATCCTGTTGCGCCCGGAAGAGTATGACGTGATTGCCACCCTGAACCTGAATGGCGATTATGTTTCCGATGCATTGGCGGCGGAAGTGGGCGGCATTGGGATCGCACCGGGGGCAAACCTGTCGGATTCAATCGCGATGTTCGAGGCCACCCACGGCACGGCACCGAAGTATGCCGGCAAGGATTATGTCAACCCTGGCTCGATTATTCTCTCGGCCGAGATGATGCTGCGCCACATGGGATGGCTGGAAGCGGCTGACCTGATTATCAAGGGCATGAACGGCGCAATTGCAAGCAAAGAGGTGACCTATGATTTTGCGCGGTTGATGGATGGCGCAAAGCAGGTATCCTGTTCCACTTTCGGCGACGTGATGATTCAGAAAATGTAA
- a CDS encoding rRNA large subunit pseudouridine synthase E — translation MLILFNKPYGVICQFSSDGMHPTLKDYLAIPGIYPAGRLDTDSEGLLILTDDGKLQHKISHPRHKEAKTYWAQVEGNPTPEALGKLHRGVDLGDFVTQPASVKIIPEPPGLWPRTPPVRFRKEIPTSWLELTISEGKNRQVRRMTAKAGFPTLRLIRCRIGEWNLGGLAPGQWREVLNPDNPLDGCSKSK, via the coding sequence ATGCTCATCCTGTTCAACAAACCCTACGGCGTGATCTGCCAATTCAGCAGTGATGGCATGCATCCCACACTCAAGGACTATCTGGCCATCCCAGGCATCTACCCAGCCGGGCGGCTGGACACGGATAGTGAAGGACTGCTGATTTTAACCGATGATGGCAAGCTACAGCACAAAATCAGCCACCCTCGCCACAAAGAAGCCAAGACCTACTGGGCGCAAGTGGAGGGCAACCCTACCCCTGAAGCGCTGGGGAAGCTGCACAGAGGAGTGGATCTGGGCGACTTCGTCACCCAACCTGCCAGCGTAAAAATCATTCCCGAACCGCCCGGCTTATGGCCACGCACGCCACCAGTCCGCTTCCGCAAGGAAATCCCCACCAGCTGGCTGGAACTCACCATCAGCGAGGGCAAGAACCGCCAGGTACGCCGCATGACCGCCAAGGCGGGCTTCCCCACCCTGCGCCTGATCCGTTGCCGGATTGGCGAATGGAATCTAGGCGGCCTGGCACCAGGCCAATGGCGTGAAGTCTTGAACCCAGATAATCCATTGGACGGCTGTAGCAAATCAAAATGA